From Cucumis melo cultivar AY chromosome 1, USDA_Cmelo_AY_1.0, whole genome shotgun sequence, a single genomic window includes:
- the LOC103495372 gene encoding partner of Y14 and mago isoform X1, with the protein MGSSDGGGEDLRKQMTELSKTLKEGERILAPTRRPDGTLRKPIKIRAGYVPQEEVAIYQSKGALWKKEMASHDGPPGYDPPATDVKTKTKSAKRNERKKEKRLQQAAHEKDKVLEQVVVEEITEAKEAYVDNRLESIQSLSSQMNELAVSTNLKVESPSSEPIDDPQLPSSDLDKRIRATKKKIRMAEAQLQKTPLQDMKPEQANKLSKLETWRSELMLLEEQRLKLNSSS; encoded by the exons ATGGGGAGTAGTGATGGAGGAGGAGAAGATCTGCGGAAGCAAATGACAGAGCTGAGCAAAACCCTAAAAGAAGGAGAAAGGATTCTAGCACCAACAAGAAGACCCGATGGTACTCTTCGAAAACCCATTAAGATTAGGGCCGGCTATGTTCCACAAGAAGAAGTCGCCATTTACCAGTCCAAAGGGGCTCTG TGGAAAAAGGAGATGGCATCCCACGATGGACCTCCTGGCTATGATCCTCCGGCAACAGATGTAAAAACCAAGACCAAGTCAGCTAAGCGaaatgagagaaagaaagagaagcgACTGCAG CAGGCAGCTCATGAAAAGGACAAAGTCTTGGAACAAGTGGTTGTTGAAGAGATCACTGAAGCAAAGGAAGCATACGTAGATAATAGGTTGGAATCCATCCAGTCATTAAGTTCCCAGATGAATGAACTTGCTGTTTCTACCAATCTGAAAGTTGAAAGCCCTTCTTCTGAGCCGATTGATGATCCACAGTTGCCTTCCAGTGACCTTGACAAGAGAATTAGAGCAACTAAAAAGAAG ATTCGAATGGCAGAAGCTCAGTTGCAAAAAACACCACTTCAAGATATGAAGCCGGAGCAGGCGAACAAGTTATCGAAACTAGAAACTTGGCGCTCCGAACTAATGCTTCTAGAAGAACAAAGGCTAAAACTAAATTCTTCATCATGA
- the LOC103495373 gene encoding pentatricopeptide repeat-containing protein At4g11690, which translates to MVPKSIGFVYPFLSNRITSSFFTISSLLTYSTQRNLNSESVCGRPHDAVINASLQSPQLEQSLDSFKLMVLKGHSPSSYSFNNVLDLLAKSGNLDRTWWFFTEYLGRTQFDVYSFGITIKAFCENGNVSKGFELLAQMETMGVSPNVFIYTILIEACCKNGDIDQAKVMFSRMDDLGLAADQYIYTVMINGFFKKGYKKDGFELYEKMKLMGVLPNLYTYNSLITEYCRDGKLSLAFKLFDEISKRGVACNAVTYNILIGGLCRKGQVLKAEGLLERMKRADINPTTRTFNLLMDGLCNTGKLDKALSYLDKLKLIGQSPTLVTYNILISGFSKVGNSSVVSELVREMEDRGISPSKVTYTILMDAFVRSDDIEKAYEMFHLMKRIGLVPDQHTYGVLIHGLCIRGNMVEASKLYKSVVEMHLEPNDVIYNTMINGYCKECNSYKALKFLEEMVKNGGTPNVASYISTIQVLCKDGKSIEAKRLLKEMTEAGLKPPESLRSKVG; encoded by the coding sequence ATGGTGCCCAAATCCATTGGCTTCGTGTACCCATTTCTTTCTAATCGGATCACCTCATCTTTCTTCACTATTTCTTCCCTTTTAACCTATTCAACACAACGAAATCTGAATTCTGAATCTGTTTGTGGTCGTCCTCATGATGCAGTTATCAATGCTTCTCTTCAATCTCCACAATTAGAACAATCCCTTGATAGTTTTAAACTAATGGTCCTTAAAGGTCATTCTCCGAGTTCATACTCTTTCAATAATGTATTGGATTTACTTGCTAAATCAGGGAATCTGGATAGAACTTGGTGGTTTTTCACTGAATATTTGGGGAGGACTCAGTTTGACGTGTATAGTTTCGGGATTACGATTAAAGCCTTTTGTGAAAATGGCAACGTAAGTAAAGGCTTTGAGCTTTTGGCTCAAATGGAGACGATGGGCGTGTCTCCTAATGTTTTTATATACACTATCTTGATTGAAGCTTGTtgcaaaaatggtgatattgatCAAGCTAAAGTAATGTTTTCTAGGATGGATGACCTTGGTTTGGCTGCTGACCAATATATTTATACAGTCATGATCAATGGATTTTTCAAGAAAGGTTACAAGAAGGATGGTTTTGAGCTTTATGAGAAGATGAAGCTCATGGGGGTACTTCCCAATTTATATACTTACAACAGTCTCATTACTGAATATTGTAGGGATGGAAAATTGAGCCTTGCatttaagttgtttgatgaaaTATCTAAAAGAGGGGTGGCATGTAATGCAGTCACGTACAATATTCTAATAGGTGGGTTATGTCGCAAGGGACAAGTGTTGAAAGCTGAAGGACTGTTAGAACGTATGAAACGAGCTGATATAAATCCAACTACTAGAACATTTAACCTGTTGATGGATGGGTTGTGTAACACTGGAAAGTTGGACAAGGCCTTAAGTTATCTCGATAAACTGAAGTTGATTGGTCAATCTCCAACTCTAGTGACCTACAATATTTTAATTTCAGGTTTCTCTAAAGTAGGAAATTCTTCTGTAGTTTCAGAGTTAGTGAGGGAGATGGAGGACAGAGGTATTTCTCCCTCGAAAGTGACGTATACGATTTTGATGGATGCGTTTGTTCGATCCGATGATATAGAGAAAGCCTATGAGATGTTTCATCTCATGAAGAGAATTGGTTTGGTCCCGGATCAGCATACCTATGGTGTCCTAATCCATGGTTTGTGTATAAGAGGTAATATGGTTGAGGCATCAAAACTATACAAATCAGTGGTAGAGATGCATCTAGAGCCTAATGATGTTATCTATAATACAATGATAAATGGGTACTGCAAAGAGTGCAACTCCTACAAGGCTTTAAAGTTTCTTGAAGAGATGGTTAAAAATGGAGGAACTCCAAATGTGGCTAGTTACATTTCCACCATTCAAGTCCTCTGCAAGGATGGGAAGTCCATTGAGGCGAAACGGTTACTTAAAGAAATGACTGAAGCCGGTTTGAAGCCGCCGGAATCTCTCCGTAGTAAAGTTGGTTAA
- the LOC103495372 gene encoding partner of Y14 and mago isoform X2 — MGSSDGGGEDLRKQMTELSKTLKEGERILAPTRRPDGTLRKPIKIRAGYVPQEEVAIYQSKGALWKKEMASHDGPPGYDPPATDVKTKTKSAKRNERKKEKRLQAAHEKDKVLEQVVVEEITEAKEAYVDNRLESIQSLSSQMNELAVSTNLKVESPSSEPIDDPQLPSSDLDKRIRATKKKIRMAEAQLQKTPLQDMKPEQANKLSKLETWRSELMLLEEQRLKLNSSS; from the exons ATGGGGAGTAGTGATGGAGGAGGAGAAGATCTGCGGAAGCAAATGACAGAGCTGAGCAAAACCCTAAAAGAAGGAGAAAGGATTCTAGCACCAACAAGAAGACCCGATGGTACTCTTCGAAAACCCATTAAGATTAGGGCCGGCTATGTTCCACAAGAAGAAGTCGCCATTTACCAGTCCAAAGGGGCTCTG TGGAAAAAGGAGATGGCATCCCACGATGGACCTCCTGGCTATGATCCTCCGGCAACAGATGTAAAAACCAAGACCAAGTCAGCTAAGCGaaatgagagaaagaaagagaagcgACTGCAG GCAGCTCATGAAAAGGACAAAGTCTTGGAACAAGTGGTTGTTGAAGAGATCACTGAAGCAAAGGAAGCATACGTAGATAATAGGTTGGAATCCATCCAGTCATTAAGTTCCCAGATGAATGAACTTGCTGTTTCTACCAATCTGAAAGTTGAAAGCCCTTCTTCTGAGCCGATTGATGATCCACAGTTGCCTTCCAGTGACCTTGACAAGAGAATTAGAGCAACTAAAAAGAAG ATTCGAATGGCAGAAGCTCAGTTGCAAAAAACACCACTTCAAGATATGAAGCCGGAGCAGGCGAACAAGTTATCGAAACTAGAAACTTGGCGCTCCGAACTAATGCTTCTAGAAGAACAAAGGCTAAAACTAAATTCTTCATCATGA